A genomic region of Arachis stenosperma cultivar V10309 chromosome 9, arast.V10309.gnm1.PFL2, whole genome shotgun sequence contains the following coding sequences:
- the LOC130948513 gene encoding NAC domain-containing protein 78-like: MSRILGPGFRFHPTDDELVQYYLRRKVIGKLNHHDHIGVINIYDYEPWQLPELSKLNTRDLEWYFFTVLDKKYEKGEKTKRATVNGYWKTTGKDRGIKYGDRQVGMKKTLVYHEGRAPTGKRSNWVMHEYRMVDEQLAEVGYQLDAFVLCRIFEKSGMGPKNGEKYGAPFREEDWVEDGDLLEPIADEPVVELSVDQSDAFLETDDLEKKIGTHVVDGSADLPPNPPNYFYGECSHYPQHQEEFVEVPKPLEGTEGRNFDVTGPYAEDTCLENHEMNHNGNSSEFIYGDVNSDEFMDSIVDPLIGAELFLETDDLLNPIEGNSSGADPYTVEGNHPRADPYATEGNPPGPDPYTAEGNYPGTDPYAVDMLDEYLALPDDDILRYISFDDSPPSMEGEHPILEQIPPRIQQNVEEEAKDVSEEKQQKVEGEAANIFKTNKHDLEANSSRGGAASDDANPIAKRFKKWLEDIPAAPAFAAELPSKKDALRLHSAPQSSNTTHVTAGMVSITNITARGNHMNPMVEKIGGGFNHPIISAVVLIPVSGLLCGKTLFVLTYGWAFLVTFSFLFATVTCKIGTFMYSGK; the protein is encoded by the exons ATGAGTCGAATACTCGGTCCCGGTTTCCGCTTCCACCCTACGGACGACGAACTAGTTCAATACTATCTCCGCCGGAAGGTCATCGGAAAACTCAACCACCACGACCACATCGGCGTCATCAATATCTACGACTATGAGCCATGGCAACTCCCCG AATTGTCGAAGCTGAATACTAGGGATTTGGAATGGTATTTCTTCACGGTTCTGGACAAGAAGTACGAGAAGGGGGAGAAGACAAAACGCGCCACCGTCAACGGTTACTGGAAGACCACCGGCAAGGATCGTGGAATCAAGTATGGCGATCGCCAAGTAGGCATGAAGAAGACCCTCGTTTACCATGAAGGAAGGGCTCCGACTGGCAAAAGATCAAATTGGGTTATGCACGAGTACCGGATGGTCGATGAGCAATTGGCGGAAGTCGGATATCAGCtg GACGCTTTTGTGCTGTGTAGAATTTTTGAGAAGAGCGGGATGGGCCCTAAGAATGGAGAGAAGTATGGTGCTCCCTTTAGAGAGGAGGACTGGGTGGAGGATGGCGACCTGCTTGAACCGATTGCTGATGAACCTGTGGTTGAGCTGTCTGTTGACCAGAGTGATGCTTTCCTTGAAACTGATGACCTTGAGAAG AAAATTGGTACGCATGTGGTCGATGGAAGTGCTGATTTACCACCAAACCCTCCCAACTACTTTTATGGGGAGTGTAGTCACTATCCTCAGCATCAAGAAGAATTTGTTGAAGTTCCGAAACCTTTGGAAGGCACTGAAGGCCGGAATTTCGATGTAACTGGGCCATATGCTGAGGATACCTGTTTAGAAAATCATGAAATGAACCATAATGGGAATTCTTCAGAATTCATTTATGGTGACGTTAATTCAGATGAATTCATGGATTCCATTGTTGATCCTCTGATTGGTGCTGAATTATTCCTGGAAACAGATGATCTTCTGAACCCAATCGAGGGAAATTCCTCTGGGGCAGATCCTTATACAGTTGAGGGAAATCACCCTAGGGCTGATCCCTACGCAACTGAGGGAAATCCCCCTGGGCCAGATCCCTACACAGCTGAGGGAAATTATCCTGGGACAGATCCTTATGCTGTGGATATGTTAGATGAGTATCTTGCACTTCCAGATGATGATATTCTGAGATATATATCTTTTGATGATTCTCCTCCATCAATGGAGGGTGAACACCCTATTCTAGAGCAGATACCACCTCGTATCCAGCAG AATGTGGAGGAAGAGGCCAAGGATGTTTCAGAGGAGAAACAACAAAAGGTGGAGGGAGAAGCTGCAAATATTTTCAAGACAAACAAACATGACCTTGAAGCAAATTCTAGCCGTGGAGGAGCTGCTTCAG ATGATGCAAATCCAATTGCAAAACGCTTCAAGAAATGGTTGGAAGACATCCCAGCTGCTCCCGCATTTGCTGCAGAGCTTCCATCCAAGAAGGATGCACTCCGGCTTCattctgcacctcagtcttcaaatACTACTCATGTAACTGCAGGAATGGTCAGCATTACAAACATTACTGCAAGAGGCAATCACATGAATCCGATGGTGGAAAAGATTGGAGGAGGGTTCAACCATCCCATTATCTCTGCTGTTGTTTTGATACCTGTTTCTGGCTTACTTTGTGGCAAGACTCTGTTTGTGCTGACATATGGATGGGCTTTTCTGGTGAcgttttcatttctgtttgcCACCGTGACTTGCAAAATTGGAACCTTCATGTATTCTGGAAAATGA
- the LOC130947339 gene encoding malate dehydrogenase [NADP], chloroplastic, which translates to MAVAELNSAFTKTHLHSSQLSFLSRSVPKHQHCDFPTLHRTQQRARISCSVTQNQVQAPAVQIQEPKSKSDCYGVFCLTYDLKAEEETKSWKKLINIAVSGAAGMISNHLLFKLASGEVFGPDQPIALKLLGSERSLQALEGVAMELEDSLFPLLREVSIGIDPYEVFQDAEWALLIGAKPRGPGMERADLLDINGQIFAEQGRALNAVASRNVKVIVVGNPCNTNALICMKNAPNIPAKNFHALTRLDENRAKCQLALKAGVFYDKVSNVTIWGNHSTTQVPDFLNAKIDGMPVIDVIKDRKWLEEEFTEKVQKRGGVLIQKWGRSSAASTAVSIVDAIRALITPTPKGDWFSTGVYTDGNPYGIAEGIVFSMPCRSNGDGDYVLVKDVIFDDYLRNRIAKTEAELLAEKRCVAHLTGEGIAVCDLPGDTMLPGEM; encoded by the exons ATGGCTGTGGCAGAGTTGAACTCAGCTTTCACAAAGACTCATCTTCACTCTTCCCAGCTCTCATTTCTATCAAGGAGTGTCCCCAAACACCAACACTGTGATTTTCCAACTCTTCACAGGACCCAACAACGTGCAAGGATTTCTTGTTCTGTTACACAAAA TCAGGTGCAGGCTCCAGCTGTGCAAATTCAAGAGCCAAAGTCTAAATCTGATTGCTATGGAGTTTTCTGCCTCACCTATGATTTGAAGGCT GAAGAAGAGACAAAATCCTGGAAGAAATTAATTAACATTGCAGTCTCAGGTGCTGCCGGAATGATTTCCAATCATCTACTTTTCAAG CTTGCTTCTGGGGAGGTTTTTGGTCCAGATCAACCTATTGCGCTGAAACTATTGGGATCGGAAAGATCATTACAAGCTCTTGAAG GTGTTGCAATGGAACTGGAGGATTCTTTGTTTCCGTTGCTGAGAGAGGTGAGTATTGGTATTGATCCTTACGAGGTGTTCCAAGATGCAGAATGGGCATTGCTAATAGGTGCAAAGCCTCGAGGTCCCGGAATGGAGCGTGCTGACTTGTTAGACATAAATGGGCAAATTTTCGCCGAACAG GGAAGGGCACTAAATGCTGTGGCATCTCGCAATGTCAAAGTTATAGTTGTGGGAAACCCTTGCAATACAAA TGCATTAATATGCATGAAAAATGCTCCTAACATTCCTGCAAAAAATTTCCATGCCTTAACTCGCTTAGATGAGAACAGAGCTAAATGTCAG CTGGCCCTCAAGGCAGGTGTTTTCTATGATAAAGTGTCAAACGTGACAATCTGGGGCAACCACTCAACTACTCAG GTCCCCGACTTCTTAAATGCCAAAATTGATGGTATGCCCGTCATAGATGTGATTAAGGATCGTAAATGGTTGGAAGAAGAGTTCACTGAAAAGGttcaaaag AGAGGTGGTGTGCTTATTCAGAAATGGGGAAGATCATCGGCTGCATCAACTGCTGTCTCAATCGTTGATGCCATACGAGCTTTAATCACTCCTACTCCCAAGGGTGATTGGTTTTCCACTGGT GTATATACTGATGGAAATCCTTACGGAATAGCTGAaggtattgtttttagtatgccaTGCCGATCGAAC GGAGATGGTGATTATGTACTTGTCAAGGATGTAATCTTTGATGACTACCTCCGAAATCGAATAGCCAAG ACTGAAGCTGAACTATTGGCTGAGAAGAGATGTGTGGCTCACCTAACAGGCGAG GGAATTGCTGTTTGTGATCTACCTGGTGATACAATGCTTCCAGGAGAAATGTAA